Below is a genomic region from Sorghum bicolor cultivar BTx623 chromosome 9, Sorghum_bicolor_NCBIv3, whole genome shotgun sequence.
tcatccaTGTGACATAACGTTCGATGTGATTGTGAATTttaaaaaagatttttttttgagtgaactgaacaaggccttaataataAAACGGCGCTCACCCCTCCGTTGTTTCActcaaaagaagaaaaaaggcGGCTGTGAGCATTTGGACCGGAATTGTTTGGAAAAATCCGCTCTGCGGCAGCTGATGCCTGATGTTCGGCTGGGTTCAGAGCTTCAGGCAGTCCACCGCTGTTGGCCTGCATTCATCGGCGGTCCTCGGGAGTCGCGTTGCCAGGAGCCGAGGATCATGGGAGCTTGATGGTGGAAGCTGCACGGGCGTTGGCTTGAGTTTCTGTGCAGCAGGAATTCTGCAGCGATGATGGTGGCAGCAGACGCCGTGATGGCTCATCCGCTCATGTCTCTACGTGGACATGGACACGGCGCGGACACGTGGACGTGGTTGGAGCAGCCGAGCACGAGCACGAGCACCTCCCTCCCGTGGGTGATCCTGGCGCCACCAAACCTGCTGCTACCTGCCACAGCCAGGTGccaataaggccagtctcaatgcaatgTTTCATCTCCCGGTTTCCAAAAACATGAAACTCTATATGAAATAGGCTTCTATCTCAGTGCATTGTTTCATTGCACGGTTTCATTTGTTATTTTACCTTTCGTGGGTCCCACCATCTCTTTCTTCTCCACGGAACCGCAGCAAAACGAGTAGCAGCACAGAGGAGCTGTGGCATGGCGGCCCTCACGCGGCCAGGCGGAGTCACGATGCTCGCGCGGCCAGGTGGAGTCACGGCCTCGCGCGGCCGTAGTCGCGGCGCTCGCACAGCTAGGATCGCGACGCTCGCGTGGCCGGGGTCGCCGCACTCGGTGGCCGGAGTCGCAGCGCTCGCGGCTCTCGCAAAGCTGGCGTTCGTGCGGACAGAGTCGCGGCGCTCGCACGTCTGGAGTCGCAACGCTCGCGGAGCTCGCGCAGCCGGCGGTCACGGCCCTCGCGGTCGCGGCGTGGAGTCGCTCGGCGGCGGCAAACTCGCCTGCGACGGCGCCCTGGCAAACTCGCCCGCGATGGCGGCCTGATTCACTCGCAACGGCGCCTGCGAGAGGTGTCGGACTCACTCATGATGGCAGACTCACCCATGAAACGAATCACCCCCTCTCAATGCGGGTTTCGTCCTCTTTCCGTAACGTTGGAAACACCGCTCAGTCGTGTCGTGGGGATGAAACgttttccttctctctcctgatcgtttcatgcaaaatcatcccatttgctgatgtggcatctcatttaatgtgcatgaaacacCCCATAAaaccccattgagactggcctaatgctACGGTGCTACCTGCCTGATGCTGTTATTACAACAATATTACGTACTGTATACAGTATCCAACACCAACAGGCGGCATACACTATCCATGTAGTCGATCGGCAGCCAATGAGCCAACACTGGTATGTCCATGGCTCGAGTAGGAGCATTGGCATCTCTGGTATGACCAGTTGTTTACGGTTGGGTCATGTGGCGTGCTCCGTGATTAGTAGTCTTGGATCCTCTCCCTAACTCCCTTTTGTGAATGGTGCTCACTTGTCGAATCTCGCGACTTCTCGAGAGACAGGAAGTTGTCGTCTGAACCAATCGACAATCGAGAGGGCCAGACGAGGAACCACCACACACCGTTACTTCCCATCGACGCCCGTGCTGTACCCGAGCCGAATTCCTCCGTTGTGTCGGTGGCTCGAATCGGTCATACAGTACACTATGGCTGGCGTAGCTTTGCAACGAAGGCACTAGGCATTCACTGCAGACGCTACGATCGGAACAAACAGGGCAGAGTTATTGGACTTGCTGCCTGATTTGGAACCGGCGTACCGAGACGGCAAGACCTTTTGTATACTttgaaaaatgaaaatactGATGCACATAGTCCTACAGGGGCACACGGTCACGTAATCATGTACACGCCGCTGCGGCGCTGCCACTACGCTGCCCTGGAATTGGGAGCACGATAAGGCGAGAGGGCGGGGGAGGAGGGAGTGGTAGCAGCTGGCCAGCCCAGACCGCGTTTCACGGGCCCGCATGTCAGCGAGACGCGAGGTTGTGTCCACAGGACGGGACAACCGTTAGGCGCAGACATGCGGCGTGCAGGTACGCTAGCCCGGCTGGCCCTACCACTCGTAGCAGGAGCAGCAGGTCTGCCGTGAGTTGACACGCAAAGGTCACAGTCAACACCCGTCGTTGCTCCTTCCGGCGATCATAGACGTTAGTAGCTTGGCTAAGGCCTTGTTGagttcaaatttttttttacaaaacaggcactgtagcactttcgtttgtatttgataaatattgtctaatcatgcactaactagactcaaaagattcgtctcgtaaattccgaccaaactgtgtaattagtttttgtttttatctatatttaatatttcatgcatacgtttaaagattcgatgtgacagagaatttgaaaaattttgtaaaatttttgggaactaaacaaggcctaatcatGCTATGGACATCGCAGCGTGTGCGTTTTGGTTAGGACACAGCTCCCTGCTCCCTCCATGCCTATGCTCAGCCTCGCGTAATGCCTTGAAAGCATTCGCCAATCGCCATAGCGGGACGGCGAGCGAGAATGATGGGTGCCGGCAGCAGAAGCAGAAGCTACTcccacaaagcaagcatatggtCCCAGGTCGCTCGTTAGTCGTGacgtcacctgcagtgcagccagttagggcagtcccaatggtaGAAACTAGACACGTTTTCTATAACGGCCACGTCAACAAAAAATTATGTGTAGAAACTATCTTCCACAATGGTAGTGTCTTGAAGTAATAAATATTAGTCTATTTTCTCTTTCCACCTTATCTTTTTCTCCATCTCGGATGCTCATCCGTTCGTTCCTACTGGCCAAACCTCAAGCACGACGACGAGCAGCACATTACCAACCAAAAGGACTAGCACACGAGCTTGCAAGCGGCAGCGCAGACGAGCGAGACGAGCAGATGCAAAGGCCAAGCATGGAGGCGCGGGCGAGCGCACATAGCTTCGGGCCTCTGGCTAGCAGATGCGGCGGGGCAAGCGGCTCTGATGGCAGCATGCGGGCGAAGCAGTTCCTATGGCGGCGCGTGAGCAAGGCACTCCGGTGGGTTCCTGCGGCGGCGCGCGTGGTCGGGGGCCAGCACGGTGGCTTCGGTGAGTTTCCGCAGCAGCGCGGCGTCGCATGCGAGCAAAGCGGCTCCGACGTGTTCCCGCGGTCGCGTGCGTGGTGCGAGGCGGCGGCGTCGAGTTCTGGTCGTGGCACGCGCATGGCGGTGCTCCATTGAGGCGGCTCCGACGATTTTCTGTGGCGGCGCACGTGAGCAAAGTGACTCCGAGGTGTTCCTACGGCGGTGCGCTCGGGCGAGAAGGCTCCGACGAGTTTTGTCTATGGCTTGTGCGGGCACGGGGCGAGCGCGGTGGCTTCGGCGAGTTGCCATGGCAGCCGGGCAAGAGCACGAGCGGCGTGAGTACGCGGCCAACGCGCTCGGCGTGTCCGAGCGAGGACGCGGCTGGGCTCGAGCAGCGGCAGAACCTGGCCGGTGCGGGCTCTCGCGGCGCGGCGACAGTAGAAACCACCGGTTTCTTCCCAACGGCGATTTCGTCGTTTCTTGGTGCGTTGGGGCGAGGGTAGACGTGGTTTCTCCTCAGAGAAACGGTTTCTTCTAATTtgattctctttcctcattaatTGACCTGCCATGTCACCATATTTGCCTACGTGACATCTCATTTAATAGAGATAGAAACCACTATTATTgcccattgggactgcccttacCGCCTCGCTAAACAGATGCGGACCTCCCGGGCTCCCGGCGGCGTAGGCTGCAGGCGCGCAACCGGCTGTATGTTTGAATTGCCAGCGGTCCCCCGTAGTCCCGTCCCGGAGGGTTTTCTGTTGCCATGCCGAGCGCCGATACGTCCATTCGTTTCGGCGCGGTACCGTGCCACGGTCTCTCTCGCAAATCGCAATGGAGTACGGGGTAGTACGTGGTTGCCGTTGATCTCGTATTGATGAATTTCGATTTACCGCGCGTCGGCCGTCAGGGAAGAGATCGAACGGGCGAGCCAGATCCGGGCTGTCCTAACTCTGCTGCACTTTGTTGTTTCAAAAAGGGGCTTGACGGATGCGCTTTTGTTTCAAACGGAGAAAAGTCACCAAGACGTTTTCCCATCTCTTCAAATTCAGTTGATTTTCAAAACGATCATCTcatctttgaaaaaaaaaagtagacgACATTCGAACTCATAAAGATACGTAGGAATGGAAAAATAAAAGTGTGGGTCATAACATATACGGCCACGCCAGTTTGTTGCTCTTTGTAACTGCTGAACATAGCCACAAAGGAAAGGACCCAGACCCAGATGGTCTTCGGCCTACATAACTGCCCTACCAAAAAACAACAACGTAATCAGAGGCCGTAACCACACCACATGCAAttacaagcgcacagaacttAGAAACTAATACAGCTTAGAAGTAGCAAACCTTCCATGATCCATCTTTCTTTCAAGACAGGAACAATGATGAGCAGAACAAAACTGCGGTTGACAAAATCAACTCCACTTGAGTGGGCTGTGGGCAGGGTTTACTAACAATAACCACATTCACTGTATCATTGCACAACCATCTATGGAGATAGAGGGATTTTCAGTGATTGCAATGAAGGCAAACCTGAACGGAGACCATTCAACACTTCTTCAGACGAAGCGACAAATCAAGATTGTAGTGATCACGGCCGATCACCAAAAAGAGAAAACTTATACAACCTTTTTGTCCTCTAGGAGTATAGTTAGAGCTTTGTTAGGCTTCTGAAAGGGGAGGAGATATGTCTTCATCCTAGCTTAGTTGCTGGCGGCACTATTTGGATCTGCACTGGCCTGGGGCTGCGATGAAGGTAGGTAAGTCCAGGCAATGGCTGTGGCACCAAGGGTGACTGCAAGCCCAACTGAACCCCAGAACCACTTCTGTCGCTTCTTACGCTCCTTGCGTTGTTGCCTTGACATCTCTGCAATCCACAAAAATAAAGCAAGTGTCAATATACCAGAATACAAAAGTGTTGCTGATACAATTCAGACAGCATTTTCCAACCAAAAATAGGATGAATAGATACCAAAGACAATAAACATGTTTGATGTTAGTTTGAACCTAGAAAACAGGTATGATATCTTTTCAATAATATTGTCTACCTTTCTTCATGCTTATCTCACTTAATTTATCAAACACCTGAAAACTATATTCAATCGGCATAGTGTTCTAAAAGAAAAGGATGTCCGAAGGGAGGGTAGCACCTAACACTTGTGTGCTGACTAGAAGGATTTGTGCCTTTGGTTTTGTTTAAGGGATGTTCCACTAACTAAAGTACCAAAGGCTTCCATCGCCAACATCCCTAATTCCCCACCTTAGATTCTATACAAGCCATATAAGGGGAGTCACAATTTCAACAAGTATTAATCACGGTCATTTTTGTAGATGTACAGAAATAAGAACTGATGGAAGTTATTTACCGATAGCCTCTTGGTTTCTTTGAGACATTTCCCTGTTTGCAGCTTCATAGTACTGGACCCTATCCGACAGCCTTGCAATCTCAAAGTTCTTTGCCGCAATCATGGTTTCCATATCTGATTCAACTTCAGCACGAGCAAAACCCCGAGCAGTAGCAGAAGCTACAAGTGTTGAAATCATTATTTGCTGGCACAACTCAGCTCCAGGATCCAAGCTTGAACCATCAGAATCCTCAGctatacttggagatggaagtgAAAAGTCAATAAGTGATAGGTGGTGACTCAGATTCTTCCATTCCTGTTGCCAGATCTCAAGTGCTTCTTCTGCTTGTGTCCTCCTCTCAATTTCCATCAACAGACTTAACCTCATTTCACGGAGGTCATCATCCATGCCTCGCGAAGACCGAGTTCCACCATCACTGGACATTTCTAAATTTTGGGAAATAATATTGGGTTAGCACATATCAACCACTAGATAGATCTGAACTAAGCAAGAGAAATTTTTCACCATAATGTAACAAATTAGCCAAAATCTATCACCATTTAACGTTAACATACCCTAAACAGTCCCACCACTTGTGGGACAAGAACTTCGCTCATTGAAATTAGTCACTGCTCCATCCATTTCAAACTATAAGACGTTTttccttttctagatacattgcttcgacatagtgtatatctaagtgcatagcaaaagctatgtatctagaaaaaacaGAAGTCCTATAATTTGGTATGAGGGAGTCAACGAAATTCAAAACAATTGCTCCTGTCAATAATCAGGCCGTAATAGGAGCTCGGAAACATAAATGGGAGTGACAACACATACTGagcaaaaatcttgaaaataactcaaaaacatgggaaaatCACATGCAGGGCAACTTTTGCATATCTCTAACAGCATTTAGCTGTGAGCACTATTGTTCTACGCTTGCAAATATCACAAAGGATTAACCCGTGCAACCAATCACTTCAAAACACACTAACAAAACATATAACCAAAATCAAAACATGATAAATCCTACATCTTAGGAAGGGAATGAAGACAAGGTTATTTGTCTCCAGCACAGTTGATACATAATTTTGTTTGTACCCTTTCAGCTCCTTTTTGATAGATAAACTATTGCTGTAGTGAACTAGGAACAGTTTGCAGAGTGCATCTGCTGGAAGTGACTTGCAAAAAATATTAGACTTACTAGTAGGGttattttaattattatttcaaTAGTCTAATATCATCAAAAACTGGCAAAAATACAGATAAGAAAGGAAAACTAACTTAACAAATAAACTGTAACAAACTGATCTGTACcttcaaaagcatcatagaattCTGCACCAGGTGTACCAACAGAGGTTCCAAGAGGTGAACTAGGCTTCCACCATTCAAAGATATCACCCTCAGAATCTCTGTGTGCCCCACCATTCAAAGGTCTTCCAACATTAACAGGCTTCACTAGTGCTTCAAGACTCCGCCGCTGAAACTCAAACTCAGGCTGCTCATGCTCACTTTCAGCTACCACAGATCCCTTGCCCTTCTGTAACATTCCACTATTGTCATCCAAAGCCTCTTCCACACCACTGTCACCTTCAGCTTGACCATTGCCTTCTTGCTGAAACACAAACTGAGTCTCCTGCACTTCAGTGGGTTCACCCCCTTTGGGCAAAGCAGGCAGCATCACAGGGAGCTTTGGCTGGCTGCCCTCACGCCCAGCATCACCCTGAGAGAAGGTCCTGGCAAGGGAGGCTCCCCGCCTCTTATGGTTGATGAGGTATGGCGACCAGGTTCCAGGGAACGAGGAAGGCGAGTCCGGCAGGGCGGTGATCTCAGGCGTGGCATAGAGTGATGCCGGCGACGTCTGTGCCCTGACAGGACACACTGGCACCGGTGTGGTCTTGTCAGGAGGCGGGGGCGGAGGCTTGGGAACCGCCTTCTGGACCTGAGCAGGCGACCCTGTTTCAAGGAAGCGATCCAGCACGTAGTGCGTCATGGACGGCATGGGGATGGAATTGCTGGAGGGGAATCACAGACGGCTTGACCTCCCTGGCATCAACGAGCCCTGAATCGAAATTCACATGATGAATTCGAGGTTAGAATGGATTCCGATCCAAAATATCCGGAAACATTCCCAGCGGACCTATGACCCCTACCCTTTTGGAAAAAGCGGCCGCGCACGAATCATTTCaccgaaaaaaaaaagagaaaaacgcCCAATATTCCTCACCCTGAGCTGGACATGCAGCGAAAACAACTAGTTGAACGCTGCAGAAATTTTTTTTTCCGGACTTGCTGTAACGCAAGGTATTTTTGCACATTTTTTCCATCACCACAAAAACCAGCCGCGAGGCATCCTAGCAGCCGAACGAATTGAAACCTCTCGGGCGGGAGATCGCTCACCCAACACATACGTACGTCGAAGGACGATAAGATTCGGTGGAGGAACGAGCACTCACCTGACGGGACCCGGGTCCCGGAGGCGCGGCGCCTCCACCGAGAACAGGGGAAACCCTAGCGGAGCCAGCTGCGCTCCACCTCCATCCCAGGCCTCGACGAAGAGAAGACGGCGTTGGCGTTTTTCTGTTGCAGTAGCGCGCCTGCCGCGTTTGCGATTCGAATTTATGGAGCCAGACAAAATAGAAGTAAGCGGCGGCGCGAGGGGCGAAACGACAGACGAGTGTGGCTGGCGTAGCCGGCCGCGGAAGGCAACAAGCTGGGGGCGGCACAAGCAGTGCGACGGGCCAAGGTTGAGGATGACGGCAGCGGCGGTCGAAGTGAGGATGACGGCGGAGGCGGCCGAGGTGAGCAAGGCGGTGGCGGCGCTCTGTAGCGTCACCCCTCGCCTCGCTCCGCACCGCACGGGGAAACAAGGGCCCGACCCTAGAGCTAGAGGTGGCGGGCGGATCGTCTCCTCAGGGACCTCCCGCGTGGGCTTCCAAAGGGTGGAGGAATTTGGCCTAGGCCGTAATTGTTGCCCGGGGAAAGGCCTTGACACCCCGTGGATTGATGGCGGTAGGCTTCTGAATGGACTGCAATGGCTTCCCGCTCTTTGCAGGCTTGTCGATGGGTTAAGTGGGCCTCACCAACGGGCTTGCTTATATACTTTTTTAAACAAAGATAGTGCACAGTATCGTCTCAAAAAAGTGAGAGGAAAAATAGATACACTGAATTAGAGACAGGTGTGTTGCCCACCCCCTCGTTCTGTTAGCCCATTTTAACCGACACTGGTAATAGCTGTTGTAGCCTCAGTCTGCACTCTGCAGACGGTTTACAGGGTGGCTGGTCTAGTTACCCATATACTCCCTATATCCTAAATTAAACGTCGTTTTTAGTTTCCGTGTcacgagtttgactcgatttgtagaaaaatacgtgtaatatttgtatctctagataaatttattaaaaactagattcaaatatCTTTCCAATATACTAATTATgtaacataaatattaatacttttaaatatacatttaataaaattattttttgaAAAACGAAAAGGACAGTTATAttgggacggagagagtacGACTCTAAATCACTAATTTATAGGGGTGGTTGGCTTTTAGGATGCATTATGGCCTTGTTTGAgaaggtgaaaagtttttaggtactgtagtacttttgttttttatttagtacttattgtctaactataataaactaggctcaaaagattcatctcgcaaattacaggtaaattgcacaattagttattttttaatttatatttaatgttctatgcatgtatcacaagattcgatgtgatgaaaaattttaaaaagtttttagattttgggtgtaactaaataaggcctatgtATAGAAGGACCACGGGAAAACGTATCATGGCACTAtttcctccgtcccaaaataaagtGTCTCGTGTCGATTAAAATTCTTTAAAtttgactagatttatagaTAACATTGATAGGATTTGTATTTATAAGTTTATTATAACAATAGATTTAATGatttatctaatgatactaattatatattgtaaatattaatattttttatagatTTGGTTGAACTTGAAAGTGTTTGGCTCTCAGGAAGCGAGAATAATGCTCAAAATAGATGACGTTTTTGACTTATAGATATCATGTTTgactttttgttttatttagttttttatagaaataataaaataaataagtcacTATTAAAGTTTCTCCaatgataaaataagtcatgcaaaataaataatatttttacaaAAATTGTAAATAATATGTACCGTCAAAAAAGATGTCTTAAATGTTAAAAACGATATGTATTTTGAAACACCATTTCTATCTATCGGATGtctagggggtgtttagtttctccttttattctaaaaaattttgggttttggtaCATCATTTTGCATAATGAAACTAAACATCATGCAAAATTTTTAGTAAAAATAGCTACTCTTGATTTTAGATTTTGACCTCAAGAGTCaagatgcaaaaaaaaaaaacccaaatgAGCCTCAAGAGACTCTCATGAAGGAAATAAATTATGTATTTTAGATGAAATTAAACATAACCGTGAAAACTTTAATAttttgcattttatcattccGAAATAGTTGAGATTTTACATTTTGTATTTTATGGGGAATTAAACACCCCTTAGTGTGTTCAGCTATGCCTGTGCACACCGGCAGTGGCCGCTCAGCGCATCAGACTCCCTATGCGGTAGAGGCCTTTTACTGCAGTAAAGGATCGTCTAAGGGAggactaaggctttgtttagatctaaaaaacttttagattttaacactgtagtatttttgttttcatttgacaaatattgtctaataatggagtaactagacttaaaagattcgtctcgcgatttatagacaaactgtgcaattattttttatttttatctatatttaatgctccatgtatgtctcacaaaattcaatgtgacaaagaatcttgaaaattttttgatttttgaatgaactaaacaagtcctaattttcctataaggtcttgtttacttccacccaaaacctaaaatttttgaagatttctcatcacatcgaatctttagacgcatgcatagagtattaaatatagataaaaataaaaactaattgcacagtctggttggaatttacgagacgaatttgttaagtctagttagtctatgattgaacaataataacATAAACAAACGTAAGTGCTACGGTGTTACGAAAttaaactaaacacggcctaaatTAGCATCTCCTGCTTCGGAACGGAGTGAGTAATAAATGTATAGCAGCACTATGGCTAGTGCCATCCACCTCGATGTGCGTGTGCAGCTGTAGCTATCTCCGTTTGGAACTGGATCACCTTTCGCAGTCAAGCCTCCGGCGCTGGCAATATGCTCTTTTCCAGCTCAGCTCcctctcctccctccctccctgctGCCCATTTTCTCAAGCGCTCGACGTCGCAGGAACAGAACCAGATCCAGATGGCCACTACACAGCAGCGTAGCTCTCATCTTGAGCTCACAAGTACTCCTACAGTACATATGTCAATCCACATCAAGCACCACATATACACATACACCCCCATAACTATAGTGCTTCACCTTGCAGAAAGCTAGCAGCTAgggtggtatatatatatatatatataggatgtGCAGCTATCCACTGAATCCCATCACACACAAAGTCGCCTGCAAGTTCATGTACCTGAGCTGAACTTGGGATGTGATTGGAATGTTTCATGCACAGAGCAATATACAGGAAGACCAACTTTCTCTGTGTGTACGTGATGCATACGTGCATGCATCCGCTGCACGAGACTCTGTTTGACGTTTTGCAGCTACGCAAGCATATACAGTCAGATGTACCAAGAtgtataaaagaataaaagggtTGTCGTATGTCGTCCATATATACACACAGGGAACCCGGATGTGTATATGAAGTCTCTAGTACAATTGCTTTTTTCGTTGAGCATATATGCAGGATAAATGCATGTCATTgtattaaagaaaaaaaatcctctGAATTGTTTCAAAAGAAAAAGACCAAACTATATATTGCATGCAAGGCACCtaggagctgtggacaatgaaGATTGGCATGCGATGTGGACACATGCGGCAAACATTTGTATGATTGTGTATCAGCGACACTCCACCTCCTGTGTAACTTGTCACTGGACATATGCCAAAAGTCGGAGACGATGATCCAATCATGGTATTTTAATGGAGTGTTTGGTTTGGTGAACCCATTCTAGATAGGGtgatggcatgatgttgatgcaTCATGAGCCCATTCCTCAATTTTAGTGGAATGACATTATCTCTCGTACTAGTGCTAATTATTAGTTTGTGAGAAATGAGGTGATGATAAATCAACAGATTCCATTTCACAAaccaataaaaaaactaataaaaagCGAGATGGTGATGGACTACTtatttagttccatttttttttttgcaaaatgagtcctgtatcactttcgtttgtatttgacaaatattattcaatcatagattaattagtttttatttttgtctagctatatttaatgttccatgcatacgtctaaaattttgatgtgatggataat
It encodes:
- the LOC8063574 gene encoding uncharacterized protein LOC8063574, encoding MPSMTHYVLDRFLETGSPAQVQKAVPKPPPPPPDKTTPVPVCPVRAQTSPASLYATPEITALPDSPSSFPGTWSPYLINHKRRGASLARTFSQGDAGREGSQPKLPVMLPALPKGGEPTEVQETQFVFQQEGNGQAEGDSGVEEALDDNSGMLQKGKGSVVAESEHEQPEFEFQRRSLEALVKPVNVGRPLNGGAHRDSEGDIFEWWKPSSPLGTSVGTPGAEFYDAFEEMSSDGGTRSSRGMDDDLREMRLSLLMEIERRTQAEEALEIWQQEWKNLSHHLSLIDFSLPSPSIAEDSDGSSLDPGAELCQQIMISTLVASATARGFARAEVESDMETMIAAKNFEIARLSDRVQYYEAANREMSQRNQEAIEMSRQQRKERKKRQKWFWGSVGLAVTLGATAIAWTYLPSSQPQASADPNSAASN